The genomic segment GACACAGCTCTGCAACATCGCCTGGTCATCAGGGATAGTGCTTCTAGACTAGCAGACCGGAGTGGTTGTTCCAAGATTGCCTTATGGTCTTCTGAGATGAGCTGAAAGAAGTGGCCatggagagggaagtctgggcttcacTGCTTATACTGCTGCCCTGCAATCTGACCTCAGATAAGTGGtaggagatggatggatggaattttTATGGACAAATGAAATTAGAGTTGACAATAGAGTTTGTAACTGGAGTGATAATGGACCCAGGGCAACATTTCCAGTTAGGCCCCAGAATGGTGGAGGAGGGGTGATGGTTTGGGCTGCTAACATAACAGGAGATGGTTGAACCTTTTGCTTTTGAAGAAACACGAAATTTAAACCAGCTGTTTGTTCTGAAACAAAGAAAGTAGTACAGGTAGGCTATTATCTTTTGCAGAACAATACTCCACTTCTAAGCTTGCCAGCAAAGACCTCAAAGGTGACCAAATAATGAGTCAGCCCTTTTCTTGGCTGACTTAAATTTCATAAAAGCATATGGTTTCCTCTCAAACATCAAATTTACAGTGATGGATGACACCACATAAAAGGCACTCAATAGACTGTTTTGCTGCCTCAGTGATAGATCAACAAACTAACCGACTCTGTTTACTTTAATATAAACCTATAATAAGGACAGAAACAACAAAGTGAATGTCCAGACTTTGATTTTTGTGTGTTAAAAGATCCCATGTAGAAGCATATCAAGGTGTTGGTTCATTATCAATTTACAGTCTCTTTGTTATGTCAGTGGGATTTATGATTTCCTAAAAACACCTCAGTCATGACCTCTAGCTGCTCCATGTGTTGTCCCGATCTCCAACTGCTGTTTACTCTTGATCACAACCTGAaccctcctttcttttctccccCAGTTGCGGTGACCGAGGTGGAGTGCGTGCGCGAGGGTTGCCAGTCGGAGGCACTCAGGCAGCTGTCCGGGTCGGTCCCAGAGAACCAATGCTTCACGGTGATCTTCAAAGGAGCCAGGAAGAGCCTGGACCTGCTATCCCCCTGTGCGGAAGAAGCCCAGCGCTGGGTGCGAGGACTCCGCTTACTGAAGGAGCGCGTTGGCAACATGACGCAGAAGGAAAAACTGGACCAATATCCTGTCATATAGCATTTCCTATATGCCAGAATAAATATAGCTGAGGCAGCATTGCTATGACGACTGGCTGTTATCACACCAAAGCTATGTTCCCACGTCCTGAACATAGCTTTGGTGAGCAGtggtgataaaataaaaaagctctgCCTAAATATAGTCCAACTATCACTGTTGAATTATAATCCCTCTTAAAGTATGATGTCAGTGTAGGTATCAGATGTATGATCACCcctgctgctgtttatttaacttatctttaatttaatcatttcctAACATTTCCTAGTACATACAGGCCAAAACTGTAATAAGTCAGGCTTCAGTAATCTTTTAAACCAACacgaaaggaagaaaaaaaagaaagtaaattgtAAGAGTTTGCTCATATGCAGTCAACTGAAAACTAATAGAATGAGAAATGTTACATCCATATCAAGACGCATAGCCCATTAAAGTAAGTGAATTCAAAGGCTGCCTTAGCTTTTTTGCTTCATATttcagtcatgttttgttttacttaactCCCTTCAATTGGATCCATGGCTATCTGAGGCGAGCAGATCACAACCAGGATGGCAAGATGAGCTACGACGAGGTCAAACGGCTGTTACAGATGATCAACATTAACCTGAATGAGCAGTACGCCCACTGTTTATTCAAGGTCAGGGTCATGTGAGACCTCAGGTATCCGTATCGTAATTAAAAGTAACTGGTTTTAGCAGATTTCTGTAAGAATGTATGAAAAGAGGGAGTATAGGGCTAGAGGTAGGGAACTGTTTATTATCTAGTTAGTGtggtgttttatttctctgacacCATGGAGTCCAGAATCTGTGTTCAATTACCAGCCCAGCGGCAATCCAACCAAGAGCTCCCTTCTACATCATCATCCCCTACCTCTTATCTTTCCCACAACATATGAAGAGCCATTTATGTCTTCATTGAGGGGGATTACTGCCTGCTAGTCCCCTCAGCGCTCTGTTACCCCCCATAAAATTTCTAACACTGACCCtccatgtttttaatgtgtgcaCAGCTGTGTTGTGTTATTATGATGTTTTTCCCACAGGGAATTTGAAGCACTCCCAAAACAAAACCACTCTGTTTAAAATTTGCCTGTTCCTCTCACCGTGTGTGTTTAGTTGCTTTTCTTTATCAATGCGTGCCTCTCCCTTGAATCCCAGCGGTGTGACCGATCTGGCGATGGACGTCTGGATCACACAGAGACTGAGGAATTCTGCAGGGAGCTGCTACGTCGGCCTGAACTGGATGCCGTGTTTAGACACCATTCGAGTAATGGGTGTGTGCTTTCTACTGCGGAGTTGCGTGACTTCCTGGGAGACCAAGGAGAGGATGCCTCATTTAATCATGCTAAGAGTCTGATACTCACCTACGAGCTCAATGACTGGGGTAGGTTCCCATGAGTCATTAAAGGAATTAAAGGTGGATTTCAGAGTGTTGTGAAAacactttgtgtttattttctagACTGTCTGCTTATTATAAAACAATCCTGCTCCTGCACAAAAAGTGATCCACGTGGATTTTATGAGAAAAAATTGATTTAAGTTAGAAAAAGGTCAAAAAGGCCTCATCTGTTAGCTATTAATAGCTTGATATTTGATTCGTTAAAATAGATCTGTATTCtaacataaatattttaacacgCACCATGACAGATAATCCAACTGAAAGGTAACATTTTCACTGCAGCTCAGAAGAACCTGTTCATGACTCAGAACGGCTTCACCATGTACATGCTGTCAGGGGAGAATGATGTCTTCAACCCTGACCACACTAGAGTCTACCAAGACATGAGCCGCCCTTTGGCCCATTACTTTATCTCCTCATCACACAACACCTACCTCACCAAGGACCAGGTTACCAGCGCCAGCAGCACTGAGCCATACATTAGGTATACACACATCTTTGagtagtttgttttaaatgcagtCCATCCCAAAATCTGCCCACAAGGATTTCTCTGtggtttaaaatgtctttattatggCCAGGGCTCTGAATCAGGGCTGCCGCTGTGTGGAGCTGGACTGCTGGGATGGAGATAAAGGTGAACCCGTCATCTACCACGGCCACACCCTCACCTCTAAAGTCCCCTTTAAGGAAGTCATAGAAACTATCGCCCAGTATGCGTTCAAGGTGACGTAAATTGTGGTTTTGACATGCCTAATTATTGCCATATTggattctgcatttttttttatttggcctGATTGCATTTTAATTACTTAGCATAAGACTTGGCCTGTGATATGCCCTGCAGGCGTCCCCATACCCTCTGATCCTGTCCTTGGAGAATCACTGTTCTGTGGAACAGCAGGCAGTCATGGCTAAACATCTCCGTACCATCCTTGGCATTAAACTGCTCACCAAGCCTCTGAGTGACCTGCCACTGAGTGAGCTGCCTTCTCCCGAGGTTCACACacgacacacaaacacacagctgggCCCTCTTTCAAAGCTCTTTGGATGTCTGGTTTTCTAATTAAGTCATTTGTTCCAATGACCTTCCTTGCAGGAAGTTAGGGGGCGTATTCTGGTAAAGGGAAAGAATCACACTCCTCACTTGGGTCAGCTGAGCAAGAACGGAAGTTTTGCCAGCTTCTCCTCGAGCTCTGAAGATGAATTTGTAAGCACTAATAAGAGCACACCCAAAAAGGATCCTGCAAAGGTCAGTTCAAAAAGACTTGTTCAGTCCGAGATGCATTTAATGCAAGCACTTAAGTGAATCCAATAACATTGTTTAATGTTTCCTTTCCCAGGTCTGTTCTAAACTGAGCCTTGAGCTATCAGAGCTGGTGGTATATTGCAAGAGCGTTACTTTCCAAGGGTTTGAAAGTGCATCAAACAAACCTCCAAATGAAATGTCTTCCTTTTCTGAAAATGATGCCCTCAGGCTCATCAAAGATTCAGGTATGTTAGGAGAAATAATTGCATCTTGATattttataaagaaagaaagatgactGCTGATTTCAAGTCTTTTATGAAGTTGGATTTGCAGAATGTATAATCAGCCTCCAGTGGATCATTACAtgctctcttcttttttgtcttttcatttgcAGGGAAGCTTTTTGTGAGACACAACAGCAGGCAGCTGAGCCGGATCTACCCCTCTGGCCAGCGCCTGCAATCATCCAACTACGATCCTAAAGAAATGTGGAACGTTGGCTGCCAGATGGGTTAGTACTTGAAAATAGAAGTTAAAAAGCAGTTCAAATGGAAGCAAATTAAGTCAAtttgtttgaaaagaaaagtggTTAGTAAGTGTTTACAAATTTTACACTGACTCTCATTTTTGCAAATTCCTGTTGGataattgtttttttactgACTCACTGACTGTAAGTGTGTGTGCCCTCATGGTGGGCTATTGTTTGTGGAGAAAATGTGCATTTAGATTTGGAAGTTTTACTGACTCTTCTCTTTTCCTTATTTGTTCAGTGGCCCTGAACTTCCAGACACCTGGGGAGCAGATGGACCTTAACCAGGGTCGTTTCCTTACCAATGGTCGCTGTGGATACATCCTCAAACCCAGCTTCTTATGCAGCACCACATCTAACTTTAATCCAGAGAACACTGGCGGAGGCCCTGGTCACACCCCTACCCAGCTAACTATACGAGTGAGTTGTTCCCTGTTGATTAACCATTAGGGAAAATGGTGattctttttccttattttttaacTATAGTTTGTACTGTCATCTagagtttttaataaaagaaaacacatgctgtgtcatttttaacttgtttaaaaGGCTTGACGTGAGAAAaccttttctttctaaaaagaACACAGCAAGTTTGCAAACCTGCATCCCAGACAAAACACAAGACTTTTGGAACAACGTcctttggaaaaaataaaaagacatcaaAGTGGAGATGATTGGTCATGATGCACAGCACCATGTTTGTAGAAAAGTGtagaaacacaaacaactcAAAATGTCAAGCACAGCAGTGGAGGCCTGATgatttgagctgtttttttGCAGCCACAGAACCTGGAGACCTTACAGTCAACTTTGAATAAAGAGTAAAATGTGAGAACTTCTGTCTGACAGCAAAAACTTGTCTGAAACTGGATCGTGCATCAGGACAAGGGTCTTAAACATGAAAggaaatctacaacagaatggctgaaaaagaaatgaaagtgtTGCAAAGCTTCAGTCAAACTCCAAacctcaacctgactgaaatgctgtaGTCAGACCATAACATAGATGTGTATGAGTGAATATCCGCAAACCTCAGTGTAGTGTATTGTAAAGAAAAGCAGGCCAAAATTTCTCTACAGTGATgtaaaagactgaaaacatacagaaaatgatACCTTTAACTTAATGCTGCTAAAGGAGGTTCTACAACTGAATCATGGAGGTGAAGCAGttggcttagtttttgtttttcatcattattGTCATGCCATTACTATCATATCTTAAATCTTAAAACCTTTCTTTTTCACAACTGTACATACAGAAAGCTATATTATATTGTCCCGCTAGTGGTTTTTGATCCTTTTTATGTAAATAGAGATGCTATGTGCTTTCTAGATGGTAAAATATTgtcagatttttacatttttggctTTTTCATAATATCATTTTGATACACTTCTGATCGTAATTCCAGCACAGACtgattagttttgtttttcagattttatctgCGCAGCAGCTGCCAAAAATCAACACAGAGAAAGCGAGCTCCATTGTGGATCCACAAGTGTGGGTGGAAATTCACGGAGTGGCTATTGATAACGCCAGAGACAAAACCCACCGCATTGACAACAATGGTACTGCAGAGATTTTATTAATCAGATTCAAGTAACAAGAATAAAGCAGATGAATGTTTAACATAAACATAGCTGCAACatggtgggtttttttttttatgacgtCATGATGTAAATATGGAAGGTAACATATTATTTCAAAAGGatgttctgtctgtctgtgcggCATAGAAATATCTTTGTAGGTGCCTTTCCTGTCCAGCGCCATGATCAGTTTGTTTGAAAGGTACACAAGGCACTGGTTGATGTATTTATAGCTCTTGTGCGCCCTCTGCAGGTTTCAACCCACGGTGGGACTGCACTCTGAGCTTCCAGCTGCAAGTCCCTGAACTGGCCCTGGTGCGCTTTGTAGTGGAGGACCACGATCACACTGCCAAAAATGACTTCGTAGGGCAGTTTACCTTGCCTTTCACAAGCCTCCGCACAGGTGCCCGTGGAGATTTTGCTTACATTCCTGCCATGTGTCAAGTCTGCTCTGTGTCATGCTGTTCATGATGTGTGTGATTCACTATTTCCTCCCAGGCTATCGACATGTTCACCTGTTGAAGGCAGATGGCTCCAGCCTGTCCCCAGCTACGCTTTTCATCCATGTAAAAGTGAACCGCAAAGGAGTTCCTGTCAAAAGTGTGTCAGAGCATATGGCCATGTGCAAAGGCAAAGCATGAAACAGATCTGAACtggatgaaaagaaatgtttttttttttcttataagaAGCAGTTTTGAAACAAGAAGCTCCTAATGTGAGGGGAGTGCTGCTGTTTCTGCCAGCCGCTCTCCCAGTCCAAACATCAAATGGTCTGATTTAATCTCAGCCGCTCTCTAAAAGCAGGAGGAAGATGTTTATCAGAGATGAAGAAGAACACTGGCTCTCAGATGCAGAGCTGTGGAGACAGGACATTGGATAGCGAGGCTCCcgaaacacatttttacaacaGAGTGTGGTTTTAGTTTGAACTCTTAAAAACTTCTAGAAGGAATAAATAGGTCTTTCACATTTTGTAATGTCCATTTGAGAAAtcttaaactgttttttatatttgtatgtttttgctTCTTAACTTAAAACTGAAGATAGTTTAACAAAAAATGAGTGACTTTAGTGAATTTAGGTGCTACCACAAAGAAAGTAAGCATAACTGGCTTTTAAATGTGACCTATATTTTTAGAGATGTATTATTTTAGCATTGGGATGTTAAAGAGATAATGAGCCAAAAGGTTGTACTAAGCATGAACTAATATCAGAGACTATTTGTTAAGTCCTGATACTTAAGATATGTTGGCACTTTTGATTTTTCTGTGGAAGACAAATGACTGTTTCTGATATGTACAAATGGACTAAATGTAGGTAATTTTTTTACTTATGCCTTATTTGGGTCATCATCATTTCATATGTTCAGATAACAAGAATCAGACTGTGCTTAATTTTTCATGTAGATAAACTTGatttatcagtttatttttttgccaattctttttcacacacagaAAATGGAACTTTATCACCAACTGCAGAAATCTTACACAGCCAGCAATCACTGCAGGCCACAACAAACACTTCACTGATGATTAAATGCTTCAGTAATGGAAGGTGACGCTCAGAGTTTGCTGTAATTACAGTTTATACACTGTAGGTGGTTTTCATAGATTTTAACATGGTGAGTGAAGTAAAACTTAGGTGTTACAGATTCAGCTTCTGTTTTATGAATGCAAGCTGTTACGTGAACAAGAGAAAATGCTGCTATTATAAAGCATTGATAACATCACAGTGTAagacctgtttttttgtttgtttgttttctttaccaTTTAATATAAAGATAAACACTGTGTGGATATGTTAAGCACAGATCAAGATGAAGTCATACATTTATGattgttttgcatttaataGGTCTTTCATCTCTGGACAGCTAAAACCTGCAGAGGACCAATGAACTATAGCTTTTTAAATGAGGAATTAATGACAAAGAAACATGCTTTATAGATCATCACATTATAGTGTCACAAATTTCACTTTTTGTTATTCAGTGTATGAATATTTCTACTCATAATTAAGCTGAATTTTAAAAACTTATGCATTAATATTGCATGTCATAAAATAATGTTCATGGGTTATTTACTAATCCAATGATTCTGCTAGTATATAAATTAGTCATTGATAAATCTGGTGTGCTAGAAAGATTATGGTGACTATAAGCGTCTGATAAGCTTTTATAGATATGTGAGAATCTTTAAAAATTGGTCAAAATCGTAGCTTTAAAAGATCATTTCCGTTTACAGTTGCATGTGTTATCATGTGTGTTAAAATTATCTCATTGGGAATAAATAGGAATCATAGATCGACATTTATTGCGGCATGTGTTTAAAACCCGCACATGTTCTGCGTTAATCAGcaactttagttttaaaagattttatacATGCTTCCAGTCAGTCCCAGCGCATTTCAGTTTTCGTTGTGGCAGATCACATGGCTCTAATgtccatgtttttgtgtgtgaaggAAAACATTACACTACATGTTAATCAACTTTTTCAGGGGTCGCGGGACATCAAAAGCAAAGGTGTATATATTAACTTGTCACGACTCTTTCATTCGATTTAgtttactgtaaatattttgaCACTATCACGAAAAAAATGTGTAGACGTTACGATCGCTTCCATCGCTGAGCCAATAGCATCAAAGCAGGTTTAAAGCAGTCGAGGGCACGCGGTGGCCACTCACTTCCTGGTTGAAGATGGCGGATGAGAATGAGACAGCACCGATGCCGGGGAAAGAAGATGTAGAGGACCATGGGCATTGTAGCGACTGTGAAAATGAAGAGCATCACTTTGATGATGGGTAAGAATGTAGTACGTGCTCGTACGGGAGTGTAAAATGAGCTAACCTGCTTTACGGTTTGCCAAAGCGAATGCTAACCAAAGCCTTGGCGAGCAGCTGAAGATAGACAGCCATCGTTGGGTTTTGTCCAGCCCATTTGCTTTCTTCCTATTAGCTAGAAACTCTGCGTTCTTGTCAGTTATATGATCTGATTGGCGGAGCTTGAGTTCAGTCTCGCACGTGGGAGGGATTTAATATCGAATCCTTTCAGCTATGTTAGCTAGGCGTAGCATGGGGGCAGAAGGGGAAAATCTAAATGCGACTGAAGGCAAATCTtttcacaaaacacaacattttattCTACTTGTGCATCTCATAGGAAAAATATAAGTCCGTGAAGCCGTTGACGTgataaaatgttcattatgCTGCCGCAGACTGACTGTAACTGGTCGACTCCAGTTAACATTTAGCTCGTTAGCTTTTATGCTAACTTAGCTGTCAAACCCCCATTGTCTGTGTGTGGATGCTGTGCCAAATCAAAAGTGAAACAAGTAGAATATATATGTTGTCACAAATGCATATGTACCTTTGCTCTGGCCTTGTTAATCAAAGAGTGTTAGGgtcattgattttgtttttagtcaCGGAAATATGTTCAATCTATGGATGAGAGCAATGCCGTCCTCATTTTTAGCATACTTTTACCCCCCATatataatatgtgtgtgtgtatatatatatatatatatatatatataaacaatgcCTTCTGAAAAATCACGAGGTGTAGGCATACCTTTGAATATATTACTTTACTATGTTTGCAGAGCAGAGTCATGGGACAATGAAAATATCTAGGATGTAATGGCACTATTACTGCTAAGGGAATATGATGACCCTGTTAATTGCAGTGAATCAGATCACTGGCTTCACTTGCTTCCCTAGCAGCACATGCAGTCCCCCTTCACCAAGCACAGTAACAAAGAGTGGTTCTGGCTGTTAGCTGCTCTTCTCCGTTGACATAGAAGCCTGGAGAACAAACTATTGAATGTTTTGTTGTCCATTGTCCCAGACACTCACTGACCTCTTGTACATGCATATGTACACACGCGTAGATCCGACATACTCTTCTTCCAGAGGTCATGTGATTCACCATCTGCGCTGGGGTTACAAATACAGGCCAGTGCTTGACCTCCTCTCTTGGACACTAATGAGATTATCCTCTGTAAGTACGCTGTCATTGTCAGGATGTATGGGAGGTGTTGTGTGGCTTCTCAGGTTTGAACTCAtgaaatggggggggggggggggaagagAGAGAGGTTGTTGGACAGTATTtgaattcattcagttttgtttgcCTTAACATCTTGATACTACTTTTATGTAAAACTTtcatgtccaaaaaaaaaaaatttgactaCATGTTTTCTGAACACTGCATTTTATCTGTCTTCCCAGGATATGACTCGGTTTCTGTTTAGAAATTAGGCAAGTGCAGTTGTTTCTTCACCTGCCTGAGTGCCACAACTGGCACTCCCCATTTTAACAgatcattgtttgttttgtttatggtCTGCATAGTATGAAGGATTAATGTGAATGGAGCTCAAAGGATTAGACTGGAAACTAAACTGATTactcatcatttaaaaaaattctttcaatttttttttttttaccttttaactaAAACACGAACAAGATCTTTTTTTGTCGTATAGTGTACTTGGAAATATGTTTTTGCATCAGTGAACAATGGAGTTGCTTTTGCTTAGAGAGGGCATGATTTGAGTgtattgttttggttgtttataTCTTTGAATTGTGTTCACCTGTAATCAGCTTAGATACTGtaacttgttaaaaaaacaaataatgataATTTCACCAGAACATGGCTTTCTTACTGGGTGGTATATCTGTTTGTCTTCTTCCAGGGACCGGGGTCTGGGTGATGACACTGGcgccaagaagaagaaaaagaagcagaaaaagaagaagaaatctgGTGCCACCGAAGCAGCTCAGGACCCACTTGCCAAGGCAAGTCAAATAGCAATTTAAAATGGGGGGTTCAcctaaaaagcaaaaagaaataaaaccagtgCAGTTTTTGTGTAATTTACCAAAGGTATAGTCAATGCCACTACAACAAAGCAAGACATTAGGATCGAAAGCATCATGCGTACTTTGTTCTTCACAAGTGAACCCTATAAAAGAGATCTTATTCTTTTGTATAGTACAACCTTTTTTAttagttgtattttttaaaataatttcacttCTTTAAAAATTTTCATATAGGTGAATTCATTGCCAGCTGATAAGCTACAGGAGATCCAAAAGGCCATTGAACTGTTTTCTGTTGGACAAGGTCCAGCAAAAACCATGGAGGAGGCGAGTCGGAGAAGTTACCAGTTTTGGGATACACAACCTGTTCCCAAGCTAGGTGTGACATGTGTCATGCTTTTAAGTTCTTCTTAATTAAAACTAAGGACTCATAAACAATGTTCTTTACTGCATGCATGTTCTTAGTCTCAAAGTGCGCTTTGTTTACCTTTAGGGGAGACTGTGACATCACATGGCTGCATTGAACCTGATAAAGACCAAATTAGGGAGGAGCCTTACAGCCTCCCCCAGGGCTTCAGTTGGGACACACTTGACCTGGGAAACTCTGCTGTGGTAAGAGAGGGTTAAATTATACTTAAATAAATCCTTCATGGGTGAGATCCTGAGCTGTGAGTGCTCTGTTACTTGATTTAGTCTTTCACATCATGCCAACTAGAATGTAACAGCCTTATCTTATATTTTTAAGGGATTAATTAATAATGATTACAAGAAAAAGTGTTAAATCCAGAGAAAATAATCTCCTAATCCATAGTAAAAAAATTGCACATGTGGATGTGCATGGATCTTAAAGTAGTAACAGAACAACTTGCCTGAAATGATGCTTAAATTATATATTAGATAGTGTGTATTACTGGTTAATTTGTACAGATTTTTATGTTATTGAATGGTTTTACAAGTTAAGCTTTTTATAACGTTGGTTACAAACTGTTTATACACTGTTTTTGAgtgaattctgtttttttaacaccaGCTTAAGGAGCTGTACACTCTTCTGAATGAGAACTATGTGGAAGATGATGACAACATGTTCAGATTTGACTACTCTCCGGAGTTTCTGCTCTGGTAATATACAATAaaattttcagttttatgtCTGGCG from the Melanotaenia boesemani isolate fMelBoe1 chromosome 2, fMelBoe1.pri, whole genome shotgun sequence genome contains:
- the LOC121656775 gene encoding 1-phosphatidylinositol 4,5-bisphosphate phosphodiesterase delta-3-A-like; amino-acid sequence: MLGSGKSPKATSKEQRSKVAETPTNPIKRLGLLDNEDIRVMMQGSSMVKVRSSRWKKSRSLRLLEDGLTVWCESTKSSRKAKSQQTFAVTEVECVREGCQSEALRQLSGSVPENQCFTVIFKGARKSLDLLSPCAEEAQRWVRGLRLLKERVGNMTQKEKLDHWIHGYLRRADHNQDGKMSYDEVKRLLQMININLNEQYAHCLFKRCDRSGDGRLDHTETEEFCRELLRRPELDAVFRHHSSNGCVLSTAELRDFLGDQGEDASFNHAKSLILTYELNDWAQKNLFMTQNGFTMYMLSGENDVFNPDHTRVYQDMSRPLAHYFISSSHNTYLTKDQVTSASSTEPYIRALNQGCRCVELDCWDGDKGEPVIYHGHTLTSKVPFKEVIETIAQYAFKASPYPLILSLENHCSVEQQAVMAKHLRTILGIKLLTKPLSDLPLSELPSPEEVRGRILVKGKNHTPHLGQLSKNGSFASFSSSSEDEFVSTNKSTPKKDPAKVCSKLSLELSELVVYCKSVTFQGFESASNKPPNEMSSFSENDALRLIKDSGKLFVRHNSRQLSRIYPSGQRLQSSNYDPKEMWNVGCQMVALNFQTPGEQMDLNQGRFLTNGRCGYILKPSFLCSTTSNFNPENTGGGPGHTPTQLTIRILSAQQLPKINTEKASSIVDPQVWVEIHGVAIDNARDKTHRIDNNGFNPRWDCTLSFQLQVPELALVRFVVEDHDHTAKNDFVGQFTLPFTSLRTGYRHVHLLKADGSSLSPATLFIHVKVNRKGVPVKSVSEHMAMCKGKA